Part of the Anaerolineales bacterium genome, GGCACCAAGTGGTCCTTCATCGACAACAAGAGCTGGCCGCATTACGTGGTGGCCAATGCTGACGAGTCCGAACCGGGCACCTTCAAGGACCGCGAGATCATGGAGTGCAATCCCTTCCAATTCCTGGAGGGGGTTGCCATCGCCTCCTACGCAGTGGGTGCCAGGGCGGCCTACATCTACCTGCGGGGCGAATTCTGGACGGTTGCCGCCATCCTCGATAAGAAGATCGCCGAGATGGAAAAAGCCGGTCTGCTGGGGGAGGCACTTTTCGGCAGCGACTTTTCACTGCGCATTTACACCCACCTGGGTGCGGGAGCCTACATCTGCGGCGAGGAGACGGCTCTGCTTGAGTCCATCGAGGGGAAACGCGGCCAGCCACGCATCCGGCCTCCCTTCCCGGCGGTGTATGGTTTGTACGGCAAGCCCACCGTGGTCAACAACGTTGAAACGCTCGCCAACGTTCCACTGATCATTTCAAAAGGGGCCGACTGGTACAAGTCGCTGGGCACTCCTGACAGCGCTGGTGTGAAGATCTTCTCCCTCTCCGGGCATGTGAAGCAGCCCGGGAATTACGAACTACCTTTTGGCACCACCTACCGTGAGTTGATCTATACCCACGGCGGCGGCGTAAGCGATGACCGCCCGGTCAAGGCCATCATGTCGGCGGGAGCCTCGTCAGCCATGATCATTGCCGACGACAAGGCGCTCGATACCCCCATGGATTATGCTTCGGTGCGCGGCCTGGGTGCAGATCTGGGGTCCGCCTCCGTGATCGTCATCAATGACAGTGTGGATATGGACTGGGTCATTAACAAGACCATCCGATTCTTTAAACACGAATCCTGCGGCAAGTGCACTCCCTGCCGGGAAGGAACCTATTGGATGCAGCACCTGATCGAGCGCATTAAGCGCGGCGAGGAAGTGAAAGCCAATACAGAACTGCTCCATAGCGTGGCAAAGCAGATGCAGAATAAATGCCTGTGCCCGCTGGGTGAGTTCTCCACAATGGCGGTCACCACTGCCATCGAGCGCTTCCCGGCAGACTTTGAACCCTCCCACAGCGGAGGCGGCCATGGCTAAAATGGTTTCCCTGACGATCGATGGAAAACCGGTCAGTGTGCCGGAAGGTACGCTCATCGTTAATGCCGCCAAGCAGGTCGGCATTGACATCCCCGTCTTCTGCTATCACCCGAAGATGGAACCGGTGGGGATGTGCCGTCAATGCCTGGTGGAAGTGGGCCGCCCGGTGGTGGACCGCGCCACCGGACAGGTGGTGATGGAAGGTGACAAGCCCAAGATCGGTTTTGGCCCCAAACTCGAAACCGCCTGCACCACCCCGGTCTCGGAAGGCATGCAGGTCTTGAGCCAGTCTGAAAAAGCCAAGGCTTCTCAAAAAGAGATCCTGGAATTCCTGCTCACCTCGCATCCCCTGGACTGCCCCGTCTGCGATAAGGGCGGCGAATGCCCGCTGCAGAACCTGACCATGGCCCATGCCTCACCGCAAAGCCGTTATCAGTACAGCGAGAAGCACCATGCCGGCAAACATGTGCCCCTGGGCGACCTGATCTGGCTGGACCGCGAACGCTGCATCCAGTGCGCCCGCTGCATCCGCTTCCAGGATGAAATTGCCGGGGAGCCCGTGCTGGCCTTCTACCAGCGCGGTCGTGCCACCGACATCATAACCAATTCCGAGCCGGGTTTTGACTCGATCTTCTCCGGCAACACTTCCGACATCTGCCCGGTGGGTGCATTGACCACTGCGGACTTCCGCTTTGGAGCCCGCCCGTGGGAGATGAAGGCGGCTGCATCCATCTGTCCGCACTGCCCAGTGGGCTGCAACGTAACGCTGAACACCCGGCGGGAAGCCAGTTCGGGCGGAAAAGTAGCCATCAAGCGGGTCATGCCGCGTCAGAACGAAGCCGTGAACGAGATCTGGCTGTGCGACAAGGGCCGCTTCGCCCATCATTATGTCGAATCTGCCAGCCGGCTGGACCAGGTGCTGGTAAGGAGGAATGGCGAACTCCAGCAGGCATCCTGGCAGGAAGGCCTGCAAACGGTGGCGATGGCCCTTAAGGAGGCGGGTAATGAGGCCGTCATCCTTGCCAGCGGACGGCTTTCCAATGAAGACCTGTTCACGCTGAAAGGCCTGTCTGACAGCCTGGGTGGCAAAGCCCTGCTTTACACCCACATGGGTGGAGGTGAACAAACCCTCGCCTACGGCGTCAGTGCCGGGATGGACTTCTCAAGTATGGGCAAGGGCACCATCCTCCTGGTGGTGGCTTCGGACCTGTACCAGGAAGCCCCGCTCTGGTACCTGCGTATCAAGCAGGCTGCCAGGCGCGGTGCCACCCTGATCGTGGTGAATGCACGCCAGACCAAGCTGGACCCCTGGGCTGCCTTTGTGGTCCGGACTTCCTACGGGGACGAAGTGGAAACCGTCCAAGGTCTCCCCGGCAAGGAGAAGATCGGTGCACTGATCCAGTCGGCTGAGAACCTGGTGGTGCTTTATGGCTCGGACGGACTTGGGTTGGAAGGTTCCAGTGCCCTGGCGGCAGCCTGTGCTGAACTGGTGAAGGCCCACGCCGGAAAACCAAACAGCGGCCTGATCGGCGTTTGGCCCCGGGCGAATGACCAGGGAGCCTGGGAAATTGGCTTTAAACCAGCGGAAGATCTGGCAAAGACCCTCAGCGGCAAGACGGTCTACGTGGTGGCAGCCGATCCTGCTGGCGATGACCCACTGCTGCAGCAGGCTCTCAAGGGAGCCAAATTTCTGGCGGTGCAGGAATTGTTCCTGACCGAAACCGCAAAACTGGCACAGGTGGTTCTTCCGGCGCGATCCTACACCGAATGCGAAGGCTCCTACACCTCCGGCGAACGTAGGGTGCAGCGTTTCTACCCTGCCATATCGGCGCGCGGCGAAGCGCGCCAGGATTTCGCCATCACCAGTGCCATTGCCAGTGAAATCGGCGTGACCCTGGAGAGCGGCTCACCGGCGCGGGTAATGAATTCCCTGGCCGGCACGCTGAAAGCCTATAAAGGCATTACCTACCGCAGCCTGGCAGCCACGCATGAGCAAGCCCCACTGGTGGGACGTGGCGACTTGTACTACGGCGGCACGACCTATGAAAACCGGCAGGGCCTGGGCGTGCACCTGGCCCTGGCGGGCTCTGCCCCCGCGGCTGCTCCAGCGCCCGCCTCCTTGCGGCCGTTGGATGACAGGCTCCTGGCGGTGCCTGTGACACATTTATACGACCCCGGCGTCACTTTGACTGGTTCCAGCCTGCTGGAGGCGCATATCCGCCAGGTTGAAGTGCTCGTGCACCCCGAGACCGCCCGCAAGTACGGGTTTACCCAAGGCGGTCCGGTCACCGTGAACGGGGTGGAAGCCAGGCTGAAGGTGGATGAAAACGTCCCGGCTTCGGTCATGCTTCTGCCGCGCAGGTTGGGTCTGTCGATCCATGCTCCAGCCTATGCTGAAATAAAGAAGGCATAAGGAAGGCACAATGAACTTTCCCATGGTATTGGAATGGCTTATCAAAGGCTTTGTGTGGGCACTGATCCTGCTGGGCGGTTTTGCCTACCTTACGCTCTACGAGCGCAAGGCACTGGCGCGCATCCAGTCTCGCATCGGCCCCAACCGCGCCGGGCCATGGGGTATCCTCCAGCCTATCGCGGACGCGGTCAAGCTGATCTTTAAAGAGGAACTCACCCCGGCCAATGTGGATAAATTGATCTTCCTGCTCTCCCCGGTCATCACGGTGGTGCCGGCGGTGGTAATCACGGCGGTGGTACCCTGGGGGCCCAGCCTGAATATTTTCGGCTACCACCTGGATCTGTATATCGCAGATATCAATGTGGGCGTGCTGTACATCATGTCGATCGCCTCCATTGCAGTGTATGGCATTGTACTGGCAGGCTGGTCTTCCAATAACAAGTATGCCATGCTGGGTGGTTTGCGCTCGTCGGCGCAGATGATCAGTTATGAGATCGCCCTGGGGTTGTCATTCGTCTCGGTGGTCCTGTTGGCTGGTTCAATGAACATGCTCGATATCGTCCACCTGCAGGGCGGATACTGGTTGAACTTCATTCCCAAGTGGTTCGTGGTGCTCCAGCCGGTCGGGACGGCCATCTTCCTGATCGCCACCCTGGCGGAGGTCAACCGCGCCCCCTTCGACATGCCCGAAGCCGAGCAGGAACTGACCGCCGGGTACCATACCGAGTACTCCGGCATGAAGTTCGCCCTGCTGTTCATGGCCGAATATACCAAGATGATCGCCATCAGTGCCATCGGGGCCACCATCTTCTTTGGCGGCTACAATGGTCCTTTCATTAATAAGTTTCCCTGGCTTGGACCGATCTACATCTTCATCAAGATCCTGCTGCTGCTGTTTGGAATGATCTGGGTGCGGGCGACCTTCCCACGCATCCGTTACGACCGCCTGATGGCTTTTGGGTGGAAAGTACTCCTGCCGCTCTCGCTGGCGCTGGTCTTCATCACGGCGGTGGGGATCATGCTGGGGCAGCAGGTGAACCCGGGATTGGTATTCATCATCCCGGTGGCATCCCTGCTGGCAGGCGGTGTGGCGGTTGCGCTGATCGACCGAACGCTAAGGAGAAAAGACTATGCGCGTCGTTGAGCCTGTGGTGGAACTGGTTCGGGGCATGTGGACGACGCTCCGGATGATGTTTGACAAACCGGTCACCATCCAGTACCCGGAAGAGAAAAAACCCGTCAAGCCCCGCTTCCGCGGCCGGCATGTCTTAAAGCGCTACGAGAATGGCCTGGAAAAGTGCATCGGCTGTGCCCTGTGTGCCGCTGCCTGCCCGGCGGATGCCATCTTCGTCGAGTCAGCCGAAAACACTGATGAACGGCGTTTCTCACCCGGCGAGCGCTATGCCAGCACGTACGAGATCAACATGCTGCGCTGCATTTACTGCGGTTTTTGTGAGGATGCCTGCCCTACCGAAGCGATCGTGCTGGGTGACCAATATGAGCTGTCCTTCACCGACCGGCGGCAATCGATCTACCCCAAGGAAATGCTGATCGAGCCTGTTCCGGCGGGCGGGAAGCCCACCCCCCAGGAGACCGAGCCGGGCCTTTACACCCGCTCGGTGCCTGAAATGAAAGATCCACAAGATTGAGACACCCATGAACCTGACCCTCATCTTCTTCATCATCCTGGCGGTTGTTGCCATCGCTTCTGCAGCAGGCTTATTGATCAGCCGGAATTCGGTCTATGCCGCCCTGTACCTGGTGCTCAACTTTGCCTGCGTGGCTGTGTTCTATCTCCTGCTGGGCGCCCCCTTCATCGCCCTGGCGCAGGTGACCGTTTACGCCGGCGCTATCATGGTGTTGTTCCTGTTCGTCATCATGCTGCTGGGTGCGGATAAACTGCCACGTGGGCAGGTCCTGCCCTGGCAGCGGCCTGTGGCCATCGTGCTGGCGGGGGTGCTGCTGGCGGAAGCGGGCTTTCTGCTCATCCAACGCCTCAACCTGAGCACCAGCCTGGCCAACCCGGACGCATCTGCCAACACCACCGCCAACCTGCAGGAACTGGCAAAAATGCTCTTCAGCCAGTACCTGCTGCCATTTGAAGTGACCTCCGTGCTGCTGCTGGTGGCAATGATCGGTGTGATTGTGCTGACGAAAAAAGAGAAAGGAGAGGCCTAATGGAGCAAACCATCCCTCTCACCTATTACCTGCTGGTTTCAGCCATCCTGTTCGTGATGGGCGCGCTGGGGGTGCTGGTCCGGCGCAACCCATTGATCATCTTCATGTCGATCGAGTTGATGTTGAATGCAGCCAACCTGGCGTTCGTGGCGTTTGCCCGCTCCTTTGGCGTGCTCACCGGTCAGATCTTCGTTTTCTTTGTGATGACCGTGGCGGCTGCAGAAGTGGCGGTGGGCCTGGCCCTGATCGTGATCATCTTCCGCACACGACACAACATTGATGTGGATCAGATGAACAGCCTGAAAGGATAAGCGCAATGGAAACTTCTGGTCTGTTCTCGCTTGTACCCCTGATCGTCTTCCTGCCGGTGGCGGGCTTGCTGGTCAACATGATCTTCGGCGGCCGCATGAGTGAAAAAGGCATCGGCACAGTTGCCAGCCTGGCTTCCGGGCTTTCATTCGCAGTGGCTGTCCTGCTGGGCATTGCGCTATGGACCAGCAGCGGCGAGGCTGTGGTGGTCCCATTTGCCGACTGGCTGCACATTGGTGACCTGAACGTTGCCTGGGATTTCCGGGTGGATACACTTTCGGTGGTGATGATGCTGGTGGTCTCCGGCGTTGGCACCCTCATTCATATCTATGCCATCGGTTACATGCATGAGGATGTGCGCTTCAAGAACGATCCGGGCCGCTACCGCCGCTTCTTCGTGTTCCTGAACCTGTTCATCGCCATGATGATGATCCTGGTCAGCGGCGACTCCTACCTGATGCTGTTCGTCGGCTGGGAAGGGGTGGGCTTGTGCTCCTTCCTGCTGATCGGCTTCTGGTATGAGATGGATACACTCGGCAGGCCTTCGTGGGCGAATTCCAATGCCGCCAAAAAAGCCATGATCGCCAACCGCATCGGTGACTTTGGTTTTCTACTGGCAGCCTTCACCATGTTCTGGTGGTTCAAGAGCCTCAATTTTACCGAGGTCTTCGAGCAGGCCGCCACCATCCCTTCCAATGTGATCCTAATGATCACGCTCTTCCTGCTGGTGGGCGTGGCAGGCAAGTCAGCCCAGATCCCGCTCTACGTCTGGTTGCCAGACGCCATGGCTGGCCCAACACCGGTTTCCGCCCTCATCCATGCCGCCACCATGGTAACCGCCGGCGTGTACCTGGTCACCCGCTCCGCCCCGCTCTACATGCTTGCTCCACAGGCACAAACGGTGGTGGCGTTGGTGGGAGGCATTACCGCCCTGTTTGCCGCCACCATTGCGGTGGGACAGTATGACATTAAGAAGGTGCTGGCTTATTCCACCATCTCGCAGTTGGGGTTCATGGTGGCTGCGGTGGGCATGGGAGCCTATGTGGCCGGCATGTTCCACCTGGTGACGCATGCCTTCTTCAAGGCTTTGTTGTTCCTTTCAGCCGGCTCCGTCATCCTGGGCATGGAACGCGGGCATCACCACCTTCCGCACGAAGCCCATGGCGAACACCACGAAGAGGTCTTTGATCCCGGCGACATGCGCAACATGGGCGGCTTGCGCAAACAAATGCCTGTCACCTTCTGGCTCTACCTGGTGGGTGCGTTGGCCCTGGCGGGCATCTTCCCCTTGGCGGGGTTCTGGTCCAAGGATGAGATCCTGGCAGATGCCTTCCACCAATTTCCCCTGGTATATGCCCTGCTTAGCGTGGCAGCCTTCCTGACCGCCTTTTACATGGGCCGCCAGGTCTGGATGGTCTTCTTTGGAAAAGCCCGCCATGCCGCGGCCGGGCATGCCCAGGAAAGCCCCAAGGTCATCACCATCCCGCTCATGGTCCTGGCGGGGTTGGCGATCCTGGGTGGGGCACTGAATTTGCCCGGGCTGCACAGCCTGACCCTCTGGTTGGAACATTCCATCGAGGGCATCGAAGCCGGGGAATTCAACTTCATGGTGGCGGCCGTCTCCACCGGGCTGGCTTTGCTGGCCATCTTCCTGGCATGGCTGCTTTACGGACGCAAGCCACTGGCGCAGGGAGAAAAGGATCCGCTGAAGAAAATGCTCGGCCCGCTCTTTACCGTCTTCGAGCGAAAATACTGGGTGGATGAAGCCTACAATGCTCTCATCCTCGACCGGTATGTGGATCTTTCCCGCTTCCTGGCAAATGTGATCGATGGAAGATTCTGGCATGACTGGGTGCATGACAAGCTCATCGCCGGTACCTACAACTGGTTTGCACGCACCTTCCTGGACCTGCGCGTGGACCAGCAGTTTATCGATGCCATCGCCAATGGTCTGGGGAAGATCACCCAGCGCGTTTCAGGTGGTTTGCGCCGCCTGCAGAATGGCTTTGTACGCAGTTATGCCATGGCGGTGCTTGCAGGTGTTGCCATCATTATTGGCTATCTATTGTTGAAATAATCTCATTATTTGAACCCCCCATCGCCCGGG contains:
- the nuoG gene encoding NADH dehydrogenase (quinone) subunit G, which encodes MAKMVSLTIDGKPVSVPEGTLIVNAAKQVGIDIPVFCYHPKMEPVGMCRQCLVEVGRPVVDRATGQVVMEGDKPKIGFGPKLETACTTPVSEGMQVLSQSEKAKASQKEILEFLLTSHPLDCPVCDKGGECPLQNLTMAHASPQSRYQYSEKHHAGKHVPLGDLIWLDRERCIQCARCIRFQDEIAGEPVLAFYQRGRATDIITNSEPGFDSIFSGNTSDICPVGALTTADFRFGARPWEMKAAASICPHCPVGCNVTLNTRREASSGGKVAIKRVMPRQNEAVNEIWLCDKGRFAHHYVESASRLDQVLVRRNGELQQASWQEGLQTVAMALKEAGNEAVILASGRLSNEDLFTLKGLSDSLGGKALLYTHMGGGEQTLAYGVSAGMDFSSMGKGTILLVVASDLYQEAPLWYLRIKQAARRGATLIVVNARQTKLDPWAAFVVRTSYGDEVETVQGLPGKEKIGALIQSAENLVVLYGSDGLGLEGSSALAAACAELVKAHAGKPNSGLIGVWPRANDQGAWEIGFKPAEDLAKTLSGKTVYVVAADPAGDDPLLQQALKGAKFLAVQELFLTETAKLAQVVLPARSYTECEGSYTSGERRVQRFYPAISARGEARQDFAITSAIASEIGVTLESGSPARVMNSLAGTLKAYKGITYRSLAATHEQAPLVGRGDLYYGGTTYENRQGLGVHLALAGSAPAAAPAPASLRPLDDRLLAVPVTHLYDPGVTLTGSSLLEAHIRQVEVLVHPETARKYGFTQGGPVTVNGVEARLKVDENVPASVMLLPRRLGLSIHAPAYAEIKKA
- a CDS encoding NADH-quinone oxidoreductase subunit NuoK translates to MEQTIPLTYYLLVSAILFVMGALGVLVRRNPLIIFMSIELMLNAANLAFVAFARSFGVLTGQIFVFFVMTVAAAEVAVGLALIVIIFRTRHNIDVDQMNSLKG
- a CDS encoding NADH-quinone oxidoreductase subunit L, with the translated sequence MFSLVPLIVFLPVAGLLVNMIFGGRMSEKGIGTVASLASGLSFAVAVLLGIALWTSSGEAVVVPFADWLHIGDLNVAWDFRVDTLSVVMMLVVSGVGTLIHIYAIGYMHEDVRFKNDPGRYRRFFVFLNLFIAMMMILVSGDSYLMLFVGWEGVGLCSFLLIGFWYEMDTLGRPSWANSNAAKKAMIANRIGDFGFLLAAFTMFWWFKSLNFTEVFEQAATIPSNVILMITLFLLVGVAGKSAQIPLYVWLPDAMAGPTPVSALIHAATMVTAGVYLVTRSAPLYMLAPQAQTVVALVGGITALFAATIAVGQYDIKKVLAYSTISQLGFMVAAVGMGAYVAGMFHLVTHAFFKALLFLSAGSVILGMERGHHHLPHEAHGEHHEEVFDPGDMRNMGGLRKQMPVTFWLYLVGALALAGIFPLAGFWSKDEILADAFHQFPLVYALLSVAAFLTAFYMGRQVWMVFFGKARHAAAGHAQESPKVITIPLMVLAGLAILGGALNLPGLHSLTLWLEHSIEGIEAGEFNFMVAAVSTGLALLAIFLAWLLYGRKPLAQGEKDPLKKMLGPLFTVFERKYWVDEAYNALILDRYVDLSRFLANVIDGRFWHDWVHDKLIAGTYNWFARTFLDLRVDQQFIDAIANGLGKITQRVSGGLRRLQNGFVRSYAMAVLAGVAIIIGYLLLK
- a CDS encoding NADH-quinone oxidoreductase subunit NuoI; amino-acid sequence: MRVVEPVVELVRGMWTTLRMMFDKPVTIQYPEEKKPVKPRFRGRHVLKRYENGLEKCIGCALCAAACPADAIFVESAENTDERRFSPGERYASTYEINMLRCIYCGFCEDACPTEAIVLGDQYELSFTDRRQSIYPKEMLIEPVPAGGKPTPQETEPGLYTRSVPEMKDPQD
- a CDS encoding NADH-quinone oxidoreductase subunit J, producing MTLIFFIILAVVAIASAAGLLISRNSVYAALYLVLNFACVAVFYLLLGAPFIALAQVTVYAGAIMVLFLFVIMLLGADKLPRGQVLPWQRPVAIVLAGVLLAEAGFLLIQRLNLSTSLANPDASANTTANLQELAKMLFSQYLLPFEVTSVLLLVAMIGVIVLTKKEKGEA
- a CDS encoding NADH-quinone oxidoreductase subunit NuoF, encoding GTKWSFIDNKSWPHYVVANADESEPGTFKDREIMECNPFQFLEGVAIASYAVGARAAYIYLRGEFWTVAAILDKKIAEMEKAGLLGEALFGSDFSLRIYTHLGAGAYICGEETALLESIEGKRGQPRIRPPFPAVYGLYGKPTVVNNVETLANVPLIISKGADWYKSLGTPDSAGVKIFSLSGHVKQPGNYELPFGTTYRELIYTHGGGVSDDRPVKAIMSAGASSAMIIADDKALDTPMDYASVRGLGADLGSASVIVINDSVDMDWVINKTIRFFKHESCGKCTPCREGTYWMQHLIERIKRGEEVKANTELLHSVAKQMQNKCLCPLGEFSTMAVTTAIERFPADFEPSHSGGGHG
- a CDS encoding NADH-quinone oxidoreductase subunit NuoH; translated protein: MNFPMVLEWLIKGFVWALILLGGFAYLTLYERKALARIQSRIGPNRAGPWGILQPIADAVKLIFKEELTPANVDKLIFLLSPVITVVPAVVITAVVPWGPSLNIFGYHLDLYIADINVGVLYIMSIASIAVYGIVLAGWSSNNKYAMLGGLRSSAQMISYEIALGLSFVSVVLLAGSMNMLDIVHLQGGYWLNFIPKWFVVLQPVGTAIFLIATLAEVNRAPFDMPEAEQELTAGYHTEYSGMKFALLFMAEYTKMIAISAIGATIFFGGYNGPFINKFPWLGPIYIFIKILLLLFGMIWVRATFPRIRYDRLMAFGWKVLLPLSLALVFITAVGIMLGQQVNPGLVFIIPVASLLAGGVAVALIDRTLRRKDYARR